Proteins co-encoded in one Deinococcus aerius genomic window:
- a CDS encoding PRTRC system ThiF family protein, giving the protein MPHKLPSSFLGRERLKIAVVGVGGTGSEVLTGLTHLHLALRALDHAGLHITAFDPDEVSHANLVRQRYHHSDLGRNKAEVLVTRVNLACNLDWVAVPLKFSGHRARAPWDLVISCVDSRAARRSLHLAAYGKGMYTWRYWLDCGNDLTTGQVVLGTPREAGKRLKHHLPCATELHPELMDTAVPEDDAPSCSAIEALSRQDLFVGRMVATHALDLLWQLFRHGELTHHARYFELRGAALSSRGC; this is encoded by the coding sequence ATGCCTCACAAGCTCCCCTCCAGCTTCCTGGGCCGGGAACGCCTGAAGATCGCCGTCGTCGGCGTGGGCGGTACGGGCAGCGAAGTGTTGACCGGGCTCACTCACCTGCACCTGGCGCTCCGGGCGTTGGACCACGCTGGCCTGCATATCACCGCCTTCGACCCGGACGAGGTGAGCCACGCCAACCTGGTCCGCCAGCGCTACCACCACAGCGACCTGGGACGCAACAAGGCGGAGGTGCTCGTCACGCGCGTGAACCTGGCGTGCAACCTCGATTGGGTCGCTGTCCCCCTCAAGTTCAGCGGCCATCGTGCCCGGGCGCCCTGGGACCTGGTCATCAGTTGCGTCGACTCCCGGGCGGCCCGCAGGAGTCTGCACCTCGCCGCGTACGGGAAGGGGATGTACACCTGGCGGTACTGGCTGGACTGCGGGAACGACCTCACGACCGGTCAGGTCGTCCTCGGGACGCCCCGGGAAGCGGGCAAGCGCCTCAAGCATCATTTGCCCTGTGCGACGGAGCTTCACCCCGAACTGATGGACACCGCTGTGCCCGAGGACGATGCGCCGAGTTGCAGCGCCATCGAGGCCTTGAGCCGTCAGGACCTCTTCGTGGGGCGGATGGTGGCGACGCACGCCCTGGACTTGCTGTGGCAACTCTTCCGGCACGGGGAACTCACGCACCATGCTCGGTACTTCGAGTTGCGCGGCGCGGCGCTGAGCAGCCGGGGGTGTTAA
- a CDS encoding PRTRC system protein C produces the protein MTQSNEVTVTEVQRKIVYEGRDLADVNPAASVEDVVKIHALTTPELATAVVEGPELQEGRRVYTVKKRLGTKG, from the coding sequence ATGACCCAGAGCAATGAAGTGACCGTGACCGAAGTCCAGCGCAAGATTGTCTACGAGGGTCGCGACCTCGCCGACGTCAACCCTGCGGCCAGCGTCGAGGACGTCGTGAAGATCCACGCCCTCACCACCCCCGAACTCGCCACGGCGGTCGTCGAAGGCCCCGAACTTCAGGAGGGGCGGCGTGTCTACACCGTCAAGAAGCGCCTCGGCACCAAAGGCTAA
- a CDS encoding PRTRC system protein B, which yields MQLELNALPEVHARVALIVYTDHRQEQGVVMQHALGERDGALYMAEGVNVTRDTIEMLLKLNALQTLTLVPEHVVALGVGSLAWVVERQERKLLFQGATDKAVAALDGQVFPQPRLLFVTRGAQMFAYALRGTERPTGNTPLYRAPYFNIFSNHAVCNGSMQCPGAITPENADAWTQAFFYSNFVKPADSQKRWATGGTYRELWDAVREADEFKDEWLVPAGLTLEQAVGGR from the coding sequence ATGCAACTGGAATTGAACGCCCTGCCCGAGGTACACGCCCGGGTCGCCCTGATCGTGTACACCGACCATCGGCAGGAACAGGGCGTCGTCATGCAGCACGCCCTGGGAGAACGGGACGGAGCGTTGTACATGGCCGAGGGCGTCAACGTCACGAGGGACACCATCGAGATGTTGCTGAAACTCAACGCCCTGCAGACCCTGACCCTCGTGCCTGAGCACGTCGTCGCCCTGGGGGTCGGCTCCCTCGCCTGGGTCGTCGAGCGTCAGGAACGAAAATTGCTCTTCCAAGGCGCGACGGACAAGGCGGTGGCCGCCCTGGACGGGCAGGTGTTCCCCCAGCCACGTCTTCTCTTCGTGACCCGGGGCGCGCAGATGTTCGCCTACGCCCTGCGGGGCACGGAGCGACCCACCGGGAACACCCCGCTCTACCGCGCGCCGTACTTCAACATCTTCAGCAACCACGCCGTGTGCAACGGCAGCATGCAGTGCCCGGGGGCCATCACCCCGGAGAACGCCGACGCCTGGACGCAAGCCTTCTTCTACTCGAACTTCGTCAAGCCCGCTGACAGCCAGAAGCGTTGGGCGACAGGAGGGACTTACCGCGAGTTGTGGGACGCCGTGCGGGAAGCGGACGAGTTCAAGGACGAGTGGCTGGTCCCGGCAGGCCTGACCCTCGAACAGGCCGTGGGAGGGCGATGA